Proteins encoded within one genomic window of Helicobacter sp. 'house sparrow 1':
- a CDS encoding acyltransferase → MNIIESKIRDVCADDSVTVVMPSNLYECTLEEDVFVGPFVEIQKDVVVGARTRIQSHSFICSLVTIGKDCFIGHGVKFINDTFKDGVLAKDPTYFKKTFVGNRVLIGTNATILPVKICDDVVVGAGSVVTRDIVTPGFYAGNPARKIKELKK, encoded by the coding sequence ATGAATATAATAGAATCTAAAATAAGAGATGTCTGTGCAGATGATAGTGTTACTGTAGTGATGCCATCTAATCTTTATGAATGTACTTTAGAAGAAGATGTGTTTGTAGGACCTTTTGTAGAGATACAAAAAGATGTCGTTGTTGGAGCACGCACAAGAATCCAAAGTCATAGCTTTATTTGCTCTTTGGTCACAATAGGAAAAGATTGTTTTATTGGACATGGAGTAAAGTTTATTAATGATACTTTTAAAGATGGGGTTTTGGCAAAAGATCCTACTTATTTTAAAAAAACATTTGTGGGGAATAGAGTTCTGATTGGGACAAATGCTACAATATTACCTGTAAAGATTTGTGATGATGTAGTAGTTGGTGCAGGTAGTGTTGTGACAAGAGATATTGTTACTCCTGGTTTTTACGCGGGGAATCCTGCAAGAAAAATTAAAGAGTTGAAAAAATAA
- a CDS encoding flagellar biosynthesis anti-sigma factor FlgM — MISPVGNKAGLVGALEKQDKRIKNQEVNATQKREDKVAVIKQAIKNGTYKIDLQITSEKMALNLLNL, encoded by the coding sequence ATGATTAGCCCAGTTGGAAATAAGGCTGGTCTTGTTGGTGCTTTAGAAAAACAAGATAAGCGAATAAAAAATCAAGAGGTTAATGCTACTCAAAAAAGAGAAGATAAGGTGGCAGTGATTAAGCAAGCCATCAAAAATGGAACCTATAAAATCGATTTACAGATTACTTCAGAAAAAATGGCACTAAATTTGCTTAACTTATAA